The Polaribacter tangerinus genome has a segment encoding these proteins:
- a CDS encoding tetratricopeptide repeat protein, whose product MKFKFFKKYFFLLSISFSTYSLISQESIVNTTALKEYNNAVILFQNKAYAAAKTSLKKVAKNLPSTSSLKADATFLEAMCAIKLNEPQADKKILSFIEQNPNSSKKDIAFFAIGNHYFAQKKAAHALKWYNKINNFSLSKEEIKELNFKKGYCYIESNNLTLAQKTLLPLLNDAKYGNDSRYYYGFASYKLEDYGIAESTLKEIADNDSYKAEISYYLLDISFKSGKFDRAIHVGLKLLPTIDKKLKSDVSKIIGESYFNQKKYTEAIPYLKKYKGKNGKWNTTDFYLLGYAYYRQKEYENAINNFNKIINSNNSIAQNAYSHLGECYMKLGKKNEALNAFKSASEMDFDKIIQEDAALNYAKLSYDAGNPFETVANVLQNYLKKYPNSKNFNEISSLVISSYINEKNFKGALAFLSKNESISETEKILEVSLYRAIQLYNENKFSRALPFFTKAKAAKNTKVKLKANYWEAQTFYDLKQYKEALNSFLNLKNIGGKAVVNMYKDIDYAIGYCYFNLNNYKMAINAFENFIDQNASSEPLILDGYLRLGDAYFAESNYKKAIDKYTKITTKNAVDSDYALYQTSLSYGFLNNNKTKITSLKKLVNNYTDSNLHDDALYQLANTYTKLKDTKNALIAYNKLSEKHPNSIFLPRALLRQGLLYFNENSLEKALQNFKRVTLEFPNTSEAMEAVSNARNVYINQNKLDEYIQWTTTLDFINISDAEIDNAAFEIAENEYLNGSDTEQKLFELYAYIKRFPNGIHKIKSNLYLASLHYSLRDFDKALISYINIINEGVSEYSEESLNKAANIYLNKGNYTDVIPILDQLEQEAYSTDNILFAQSNLMQGYYKIGNYELAIAYAKKLLGKTKITDELKNDAKIIIARASFENNDFETSEEYYSSLKEELTGILKAETLYYLAYFKNIKKEYNASNKIVQNLIANFSNYKYWGVKSYVVMGKNYYGLKDVYQATFVLENIITNFPQYKDIVKEATEELNAIKKREAKNNNSINTEKIK is encoded by the coding sequence ATGAAATTTAAATTTTTTAAAAAATATTTTTTCTTACTTAGTATTTCTTTCAGCACATATAGCCTAATTTCTCAAGAGTCAATAGTAAATACAACTGCTTTAAAGGAATATAACAATGCTGTTATTTTGTTTCAAAATAAAGCATATGCTGCCGCTAAAACAAGTTTAAAAAAAGTTGCTAAAAATTTACCAAGTACCTCCAGTTTAAAAGCTGATGCAACTTTTTTGGAGGCCATGTGTGCCATAAAATTGAACGAACCACAAGCAGATAAAAAAATTCTTTCTTTTATTGAACAAAACCCTAATAGTTCTAAAAAAGATATCGCTTTTTTTGCAATTGGAAATCATTATTTTGCACAAAAAAAAGCTGCTCATGCATTAAAATGGTACAATAAAATAAATAACTTTTCATTATCAAAAGAAGAAATAAAAGAATTAAACTTTAAAAAAGGCTACTGCTACATTGAGTCTAACAACCTAACGCTTGCTCAAAAAACTCTTTTACCTCTTTTAAATGATGCTAAATATGGCAACGACTCTAGGTATTATTATGGTTTTGCCTCCTACAAATTAGAGGATTATGGTATTGCAGAGTCTACTTTAAAAGAAATTGCAGATAACGATTCTTACAAAGCAGAAATATCTTATTATTTGTTAGACATTAGTTTTAAATCTGGCAAATTTGATAGAGCTATACATGTTGGCCTAAAACTATTACCAACTATTGATAAAAAACTAAAATCAGACGTTTCTAAAATTATTGGTGAAAGCTATTTTAATCAAAAAAAATATACTGAAGCTATTCCTTACCTAAAAAAGTACAAAGGTAAAAATGGAAAATGGAACACTACCGATTTCTATTTATTAGGATATGCTTATTACAGACAGAAAGAGTATGAAAATGCTATAAACAATTTTAATAAAATTATAAATAGTAATAATAGTATTGCTCAAAATGCCTACTCACATTTGGGAGAATGCTATATGAAATTAGGAAAAAAAAATGAAGCTTTAAATGCTTTTAAATCAGCCTCTGAAATGGATTTCGATAAAATAATTCAAGAGGATGCTGCGTTAAATTATGCAAAATTAAGTTACGATGCAGGAAACCCATTCGAAACGGTAGCTAATGTTTTACAGAATTACTTAAAAAAATACCCAAACTCAAAAAACTTCAACGAAATAAGTAGCTTGGTAATCTCTTCTTACATAAATGAGAAAAATTTTAAAGGTGCATTAGCTTTTTTATCCAAAAATGAATCGATATCAGAAACAGAAAAAATTTTAGAAGTATCTCTTTACAGAGCTATTCAATTGTATAATGAAAATAAGTTTTCTCGAGCTTTGCCTTTTTTTACAAAAGCCAAAGCTGCTAAAAACACAAAAGTAAAATTGAAAGCTAACTATTGGGAAGCACAAACATTTTATGATCTTAAACAATACAAAGAAGCTTTAAACAGTTTTTTAAACTTAAAAAATATTGGCGGTAAAGCAGTAGTAAATATGTATAAAGATATAGATTACGCAATTGGATATTGCTATTTTAATTTGAACAATTATAAGATGGCCATAAATGCTTTCGAAAATTTCATTGATCAGAATGCAAGTTCAGAACCGCTTATATTAGATGGTTATTTGCGTTTAGGAGATGCTTATTTTGCAGAAAGTAACTACAAAAAAGCAATAGATAAATACACAAAAATCACTACCAAAAATGCTGTAGATAGTGATTATGCTTTGTATCAAACCTCTTTAAGTTATGGTTTTTTAAACAATAACAAAACTAAAATAACATCACTAAAAAAACTGGTAAACAACTATACAGATTCTAACTTACATGATGATGCTCTTTATCAACTGGCAAATACTTACACAAAGTTAAAAGACACAAAAAATGCTCTGATTGCCTACAATAAATTATCTGAAAAACACCCTAATAGTATTTTTCTTCCTAGAGCATTATTAAGACAAGGACTACTCTACTTTAATGAAAACTCTTTAGAAAAAGCACTACAAAATTTTAAGAGAGTAACACTAGAATTTCCAAACACATCTGAAGCTATGGAAGCGGTTTCTAATGCCAGAAATGTGTATATAAACCAAAATAAGTTAGACGAATATATTCAATGGACAACCACATTAGATTTTATAAACATAAGTGATGCTGAAATAGACAATGCAGCCTTTGAAATTGCAGAAAACGAATATTTAAACGGAAGTGATACTGAACAAAAGTTATTTGAGTTATATGCTTATATTAAAAGGTTTCCTAATGGAATTCACAAAATAAAAAGCAACTTATACTTAGCAAGCCTACATTATAGTTTACGGGACTTTGACAAAGCATTAATATCATACATAAACATTATTAATGAAGGAGTTTCGGAGTACTCAGAGGAGTCGCTAAACAAGGCAGCAAATATCTACCTTAATAAAGGAAATTATACAGATGTAATTCCGATACTAGACCAATTAGAACAAGAGGCATATAGCACAGATAATATTCTTTTTGCACAAAGTAATTTAATGCAAGGTTACTACAAAATAGGTAATTATGAGCTTGCTATTGCGTACGCTAAAAAATTATTGGGTAAAACTAAAATTACCGATGAGTTAAAAAATGATGCTAAAATAATAATTGCGAGAGCGTCTTTTGAAAACAATGATTTTGAAACATCAGAAGAGTACTACTCCTCTCTAAAAGAAGAATTAACGGGTATCTTAAAAGCAGAGACATTGTATTATTTAGCCTACTTTAAAAACATAAAAAAAGAATACAATGCCTCTAATAAAATTGTTCAAAACCTTATTGCTAATTTTTCTAATTACAAATATTGGGGAGTGAAAAGCTATGTGGTTATGGGAAAAAACTACTATGGCTTAAAGGATGTTTATCAGGCAACTTTTGTCTTAGAAAATATAATTACAAATTTTCCTCAATATAAAGATATTGTAAAGGAAGCAACCGAAGAATTAAATGCAATTAAAAAAAGAGAAGCAAAAAATAATAACTCTATAAATACAGAAAAAATCAAATGA
- a CDS encoding TonB-dependent receptor encodes MIKKSILPVLFLVYFFSGMAQEKRKDTLVKTAIVSITTKYNPEISGAQKITKKPTLNLLKNSLKKKVNYSIYSAPVASTFIPKTGVVKGINLGIKETIYSNYLALGYGNYSTTFLNANLYKMNRFDNEIGISLNYNAANQNIRNSLLNSTFSNFDASAFFKKEARYFDWKVALETQNNKYNWFGLPTQNSSLINPSTIDELQTYSYFKGIGNLQFHDSYIKNILLKTSFFTDRFDSNEIMINFDYDLLFPLDFLFRNANDIAIIGGVEFLTGKFNNNYQNSATINYKIMTANLKPNYTFLKDNFILKIGFNSFATVDYENKKSKFLIFPEIFTETNIYSSYISGFAGITGNLHTNTYQKFSEINPYVSPTLSINQTIENSNVYVGFKGNLNTKLNYNIRGSLISEDNKPLFVRNNAKSNTNLIITNGPVLKSYEYGNSFNVIYDAVKTTSIFAEFNYKYNKSLLLNAQVDFNSYTAKNATEIWNLPTLQTTITGKFTTKKWFANTALFHVSERKDALYSSTFPSNINAVQKLKGFVDVNIYGGYHFNDKFTGFIRLNNLLNTKYQRFANFETQGFQVLGGISYKFDF; translated from the coding sequence ATGATAAAAAAAAGCATTCTTCCTGTATTATTTTTAGTATACTTTTTTTCTGGGATGGCTCAGGAAAAAAGAAAAGATACTCTTGTAAAAACAGCTATTGTATCTATTACCACAAAATACAATCCTGAAATTTCTGGTGCCCAAAAAATTACTAAAAAACCAACACTAAATCTACTTAAAAATAGTTTAAAAAAGAAAGTAAATTACAGCATTTATTCAGCCCCAGTAGCCTCAACATTTATCCCAAAAACAGGTGTCGTAAAAGGAATTAACTTAGGCATTAAAGAAACCATATATTCTAATTATTTAGCACTAGGCTACGGCAATTACAGCACTACTTTTTTAAATGCAAACCTATATAAAATGAATCGGTTTGATAATGAAATTGGTATTTCTTTAAACTACAATGCAGCCAACCAAAACATAAGAAATTCTCTTTTAAACAGTACTTTTTCTAATTTCGACGCTAGTGCATTCTTTAAAAAAGAGGCACGATATTTTGATTGGAAAGTTGCCCTAGAAACACAAAACAATAAATACAATTGGTTTGGTTTGCCTACACAAAATTCATCATTAATAAATCCTTCTACAATTGATGAATTGCAAACATACAGTTATTTTAAAGGCATAGGAAACCTTCAATTTCATGACTCATATATTAAAAACATCTTATTAAAAACCTCTTTCTTTACAGATAGATTTGATAGTAATGAAATAATGATAAACTTTGACTATGATTTATTATTTCCCTTAGATTTTCTTTTTAGAAATGCTAATGATATAGCAATTATAGGTGGTGTAGAATTTTTAACAGGAAAATTTAATAATAACTACCAAAATTCGGCAACTATCAATTACAAGATAATGACCGCAAACTTAAAGCCAAATTATACTTTTTTAAAAGATAATTTTATTTTAAAAATAGGTTTTAATTCCTTTGCAACTGTAGATTATGAAAACAAAAAAAGCAAATTTTTAATTTTTCCAGAAATCTTTACAGAAACCAATATTTACAGCAGTTATATTTCTGGATTTGCAGGAATAACAGGAAATTTACACACAAATACCTACCAAAAATTTAGTGAAATTAACCCATATGTCTCACCAACATTATCAATAAACCAAACTATAGAAAACTCTAATGTTTATGTTGGCTTTAAAGGAAATTTAAATACAAAATTAAATTACAACATCCGTGGCTCATTAATATCAGAAGACAATAAACCCCTATTTGTAAGAAATAATGCTAAATCAAATACTAATTTAATAATAACTAATGGCCCTGTTTTAAAGAGTTATGAATACGGTAATTCTTTTAATGTAATTTATGACGCTGTTAAAACTACTTCTATATTTGCTGAGTTTAATTACAAATACAACAAAAGTTTACTATTAAATGCCCAAGTAGATTTTAATAGTTATACTGCAAAAAATGCTACAGAAATATGGAATTTACCTACACTTCAAACAACTATAACAGGTAAATTCACTACAAAAAAATGGTTTGCTAACACTGCACTTTTTCATGTAAGCGAGCGTAAAGACGCATTATACAGTAGTACATTTCCATCAAATATTAACGCCGTACAGAAATTAAAGGGTTTTGTAGACGTAAATATATATGGTGGCTACCATTTTAATGATAAATTCACAGGCTTTATTAGACTTAACAACCTTTTAAACACAAAGTACCAACGCTTTGCAAATTTCGAAACTCAAGGTTTTCAGGTATTAGGAGGTATTTCCTACAAATTTGATTTCTAA
- a CDS encoding M20/M25/M40 family metallo-hydrolase, with protein sequence MKNIFSFLFAIILLFSCNSGKEKTQLEQLTIEEKIDSTNIKSIFNTALTEGKSYEWLRDLTQNIGARLSGSAAAEKAVLWGEKLMKNTGLDSVWLQPVMVPHWVRGEKEVANYTVNNKKKNVPVCALGFSVATPEEGILAEVIEVKSIQEARELGEKMKGKIIFFNRPFDNTLINTFSAYGGCVDQRVQGAIVAGEYDAKGVIVRSMTNSIDDFPHTGTMSYGNLPKEKHIPAAAISSRAANILSRDLKENPTLKFFLKQHCKTLPDAPSFNVIGEIKGTETPENIIVVGGHLDSWDLGEGAHDDGTGIVQSLEVAYLFKKLQIKPKNTLRVVFFMNEENGTRGAKKYAELAKLNKENHIGGLESDSGGHTPRGFSIDANSVNTQLLQSWKKLLSPYGLHDLIKGGSGADIYPLKSDNVTLVGYKPDSQRYFDYHHTSNDTFDKVNKRELELGSASMASLIYLMDKYLYSNTVIKP encoded by the coding sequence ATGAAAAACATATTCTCATTTTTATTTGCTATCATATTACTATTTTCTTGTAATTCTGGTAAAGAAAAAACGCAGCTAGAACAATTAACAATAGAAGAAAAAATAGACTCTACAAATATTAAATCTATTTTTAATACTGCTTTAACAGAGGGAAAGTCATACGAATGGCTAAGAGACTTAACACAAAATATTGGAGCTAGGTTGTCTGGTTCTGCAGCTGCAGAAAAAGCAGTACTTTGGGGTGAAAAATTAATGAAAAACACAGGTTTAGATTCTGTATGGTTGCAGCCAGTAATGGTACCGCATTGGGTTCGTGGAGAAAAAGAAGTAGCAAACTATACTGTTAACAATAAAAAGAAAAATGTACCAGTGTGTGCTCTTGGCTTTTCTGTAGCAACCCCTGAAGAAGGAATATTAGCCGAAGTAATAGAAGTTAAAAGTATACAAGAAGCACGAGAGTTAGGTGAAAAAATGAAAGGTAAAATTATCTTTTTTAATAGACCTTTCGACAATACATTAATAAATACCTTTAGCGCCTACGGCGGATGTGTAGACCAGAGAGTTCAAGGAGCAATAGTTGCTGGAGAGTATGATGCAAAAGGAGTAATTGTTCGATCTATGACAAATTCTATTGACGATTTTCCTCATACAGGAACCATGTCATACGGAAACCTACCTAAAGAAAAACACATTCCGGCTGCGGCGATAAGCTCTCGTGCTGCCAATATTTTAAGTCGTGATTTAAAAGAAAATCCTACTTTAAAGTTCTTTCTAAAGCAACACTGCAAAACATTGCCAGATGCTCCATCTTTTAATGTAATTGGAGAAATTAAAGGAACTGAAACTCCAGAAAACATTATTGTGGTTGGAGGTCATTTAGATTCTTGGGATTTAGGCGAAGGTGCTCATGATGATGGAACAGGAATTGTACAATCTTTAGAAGTTGCCTATTTATTTAAAAAATTACAAATAAAACCAAAAAACACCCTTAGGGTTGTTTTCTTTATGAATGAAGAGAATGGTACAAGAGGAGCAAAAAAATACGCAGAATTAGCAAAATTAAATAAAGAAAATCATATTGGTGGGTTAGAATCTGACTCTGGCGGTCACACGCCGAGAGGTTTTTCTATTGATGCAAATTCTGTAAATACACAACTATTACAGAGTTGGAAAAAACTACTCTCTCCCTACGGATTGCATGATTTAATTAAAGGAGGATCTGGTGCAGATATTTATCCGCTAAAATCGGACAATGTAACTTTAGTAGGCTATAAACCAGATAGTCAAAGATATTTCGACTACCATCACACAAGTAATGATACTTTTGATAAAGTAAACAAAAGAGAACTAGAATTAGGAAGTGCCTCTATGGCAAGTCTTATTTATCTTATGGATAAATACCTTTACAGTAACACGGTAATAAAACCATAA
- a CDS encoding DoxX family protein has protein sequence MDNYTFILRVFFSILFCFAGIMHLIKPKIFNNFIPNFLPKTAVNYVFGTLEFVFGVALLISNLYKNASLGILILLVIFLPIHIWDATKIRPAIRKKWIANIRIPIQFLLIYLVYNIYISS, from the coding sequence ATGGATAATTACACTTTTATTCTTCGTGTTTTTTTTAGTATTCTATTTTGTTTTGCAGGAATAATGCACCTCATAAAACCAAAAATATTTAATAATTTTATACCAAATTTTTTACCCAAAACAGCTGTTAACTATGTTTTTGGAACCTTAGAATTTGTATTTGGTGTAGCTTTATTAATTTCTAATTTATATAAAAATGCTTCGTTAGGTATATTAATACTATTAGTTATTTTTCTGCCAATACATATTTGGGATGCTACTAAAATTAGACCTGCTATTAGAAAAAAGTGGATTGCTAATATTAGAATTCCAATTCAATTTTTACTCATCTATCTAGTTTACAACATTTACATATCATCATAA
- a CDS encoding amidohydrolase translates to MKKNILTLLIITILFSCSKKDVDTIIINANIYTVNEDFEKSEAFAIKNGKFIAVGANEEVLGKFTSKEIIDVNNKTIIPGIIDAHCHFYRMGLQQQKVSLEGTKSYEEVLQKLVEFQKEKNTQFITGRGWDQNDWDVKDFPTKEKLDKLFPTIPVAITRVDGHALLVNQAAINLSGINANTKVSGGEIITENGKMTGVLIDAAMDFIKIPEPSRQEAIQGLLDAQKIAFSYGLTTVDDAGLNRETIELIDSLQQSNVLKMKVYAMVSGDNQAQIDYYINKGIIKTDRLNVRSFKVYGDGALGSRGAAMRESYSDRSNHFGALIYSPKRYQEIATQIAASNYQMNTHAIGDSANTWMLKTYKEVLKNAKDRRWRIEHAQIISEDDFTLFNNILPSVQPTHATSDMYWAVDRIGQKRIKGAYAFKDLLNTYGKIALGTDFPVEQVNPFLTFYAATTRKDLNNYPENGFQMENALSREETLKGMTIWAAFSNFEEEEKGSIEAGKFADFVILNQDIMTVKAKNIPKTNAEATYINGEKVF, encoded by the coding sequence ATGAAAAAAAATATTCTAACTTTATTAATAATTACAATCCTTTTTTCCTGTTCTAAAAAAGACGTGGATACCATTATTATTAATGCCAATATTTACACAGTAAATGAAGATTTTGAAAAATCGGAGGCATTTGCTATTAAAAACGGAAAATTTATTGCTGTTGGAGCCAACGAGGAAGTTTTAGGAAAGTTTACTTCAAAAGAAATAATTGATGTAAACAATAAAACAATAATTCCAGGAATAATAGATGCACATTGTCACTTTTATAGAATGGGCTTACAGCAACAAAAGGTTTCTTTAGAGGGCACAAAAAGTTACGAAGAAGTTTTACAGAAACTTGTAGAGTTTCAAAAAGAAAAGAACACCCAATTTATAACTGGTCGCGGATGGGACCAAAACGATTGGGACGTTAAAGATTTTCCGACAAAAGAAAAATTAGACAAACTTTTTCCAACAATACCAGTGGCAATTACAAGAGTAGATGGGCATGCCTTATTAGTAAACCAAGCAGCAATAAATTTGTCTGGCATTAATGCAAACACAAAAGTGAGTGGAGGTGAAATAATTACCGAAAATGGTAAAATGACAGGCGTTTTAATTGATGCTGCTATGGATTTCATTAAAATACCGGAACCTTCTAGGCAAGAAGCGATTCAAGGACTTTTAGATGCACAAAAAATTGCTTTTTCCTACGGACTTACCACTGTAGATGACGCAGGACTAAATAGAGAAACCATTGAACTTATTGATAGTTTGCAACAATCTAATGTTTTAAAAATGAAAGTGTATGCCATGGTTTCAGGCGACAACCAAGCTCAGATTGATTATTATATTAACAAAGGAATTATAAAAACAGACAGGCTAAATGTAAGATCTTTTAAAGTTTACGGGGATGGCGCTTTAGGTTCTCGAGGAGCAGCCATGCGAGAATCTTATTCAGATAGAAGCAACCACTTTGGTGCATTAATTTATAGCCCGAAAAGATACCAAGAAATAGCAACCCAAATAGCAGCATCCAACTATCAAATGAATACCCACGCTATTGGAGACTCTGCAAATACATGGATGCTAAAAACCTATAAAGAAGTCTTAAAAAATGCAAAAGACAGGCGCTGGAGAATAGAACATGCTCAAATAATTTCTGAAGATGATTTTACTCTTTTTAACAATATACTGCCATCTGTTCAACCAACACATGCAACTTCGGATATGTATTGGGCAGTTGATAGAATTGGGCAAAAAAGAATAAAAGGAGCTTATGCTTTTAAAGATTTATTAAACACATATGGTAAAATAGCATTGGGAACCGATTTCCCTGTAGAACAAGTAAATCCTTTTTTAACTTTTTATGCAGCAACCACAAGAAAAGATCTGAACAATTATCCAGAAAATGGGTTTCAAATGGAAAATGCACTTAGTCGTGAAGAAACTTTGAAAGGAATGACAATTTGGGCAGCATTTTCTAATTTTGAAGAAGAAGAAAAAGGAAGTATTGAAGCAGGAAAATTTGCTGATTTTGTAATCTTAAATCAAGATATTATGACTGTTAAAGCAAAAAATATCCCTAAAACTAATGCAGAAGCAACTTATATTAACGGCGAGAAAGTATTTTAA
- a CDS encoding TonB-dependent receptor plug domain-containing protein encodes MKNFKIVLFLLLISLSPNIFSQENIKLFIKVKDEKNKPVPGAVILIDDVKQNRVANLQGVFKIRLQKAPKTITAFSPVIGVNKIDYQNGQNNITIKISKGENLLYKEKNLKEQSVNPQQFATIYDYLRGNVPGLNVSGTNITIRGFNTVNGNTEPLFIVNGTPVEKSTFSLIIPLEIEKITVLKGAETARYGVRGANGVIVVDTK; translated from the coding sequence ATGAAAAATTTTAAAATAGTACTTTTTTTATTATTAATTAGCTTAAGTCCAAATATTTTTTCTCAAGAAAACATTAAACTTTTTATAAAAGTTAAAGACGAAAAGAACAAACCTGTACCTGGTGCAGTTATTCTTATTGATGATGTAAAACAAAATAGAGTTGCAAATTTACAAGGTGTTTTTAAAATCAGGCTTCAAAAAGCTCCGAAAACAATTACCGCTTTTTCTCCCGTAATTGGAGTAAATAAAATAGATTATCAAAACGGACAAAACAACATTACCATTAAAATTTCTAAAGGAGAAAACCTACTATACAAAGAAAAGAATTTAAAAGAGCAATCTGTAAATCCACAACAATTTGCAACCATTTATGATTATTTAAGAGGCAATGTTCCTGGATTAAATGTAAGTGGCACAAATATAACCATTAGAGGCTTTAACACAGTTAATGGAAATACAGAACCACTATTTATAGTAAATGGAACTCCGGTAGAAAAGTCTACTTTTAGCTTAATAATACCTTTAGAAATTGAAAAAATAACAGTTTTAAAAGGTGCAGAAACAGCAAGATATGGTGTAAGAGGTGCAAATGGAGTAATTGTAGTTGACACAAAATAA
- a CDS encoding FKBP-type peptidyl-prolyl cis-trans isomerase, with protein sequence MKKIIFLLSLIFILCACSSDSDFEPQTAADITTYLSENNLQAKKTNNGLYYIIEQEGSGKRPTSNSTVTVAYKGYLLDGTVFDESSASGVTFPLNAVIPGWTLGIPLFKEGGFGTLIIPSNLGYGNNGTRGIPGGAVLVFEVKLLKVN encoded by the coding sequence ATGAAAAAAATAATATTTCTACTTTCACTAATTTTTATATTGTGCGCTTGTAGCAGCGATAGTGATTTCGAGCCACAAACAGCAGCAGATATTACTACCTATTTATCTGAAAATAATTTACAAGCAAAGAAAACAAATAATGGACTTTACTATATTATAGAGCAAGAAGGTTCTGGCAAACGACCAACAAGTAATTCTACTGTTACTGTAGCTTACAAAGGCTATTTGTTAGATGGTACAGTTTTTGACGAAAGTAGCGCTTCTGGTGTTACGTTTCCCTTAAACGCTGTAATACCTGGCTGGACTCTTGGAATTCCATTATTTAAAGAAGGAGGTTTTGGTACGTTAATAATCCCCTCTAATTTAGGATATGGTAATAATGGAACTCGAGGTATTCCTGGTGGTGCTGTGTTAGTCTTTGAAGTGAAACTTTTAAAAGTAAACTAG